The Longimicrobium terrae genome segment CGCGAATCCTTTCTCCAACACCGCCCGCGCAGACGGACGACGCGAGAAGCGGAGGCGATCGGCCGCGTGGGGACGATCCGGTGCAGGTGATCGGCCGGTCCACGGCTGTCGTGTGTGCGGCGAGCGGGTGGCGGCAAGTGGTAGACCGTGGACCGCGGCCGCGGCGCATTGCGGATTATCTCACGAATTGCCTTGCGGGTATGGCTTCGCGGGGAATAGATTCGCGCATGGATTCCGTTGAGCACCAACCTGATGCCGTGACCCGCGACGACGATTCGCCCGCCGGGACCTCCGCCGCCACGCGCGCGGGCTACGTGGCCCTGGTCGGCTACCCCAATGCCGGCAAGTCGTCGCTGATGAACCGGCTGGTGGAGCAGAAGCTCAGCATCGTCACGCCGCTGGCCCAGACCACGCGTGAACGGGTGCTGGGCATCGACTCGCGCGACGGCGTGCAGATGGTGTTCATCGACACGCCCGGCCTGGTGGAGCCGCGCTACCTGCTGCACCGCGCCATGCTGTACGCCGCCACGGAGGTCATCGACGACGCCGATGTGGTGCTGCTGCTGGTGGACGCCGCCGCGGGCATGCCCGAGTTCTCCCCCGACGTGCTGCGGCTGCTGACGCTGGCCAAGTCGCTGCTGGTCATCAGCAACAAGCACGACCTGGCCAAGCCCGCGCAGCTTGAGACGGTGCGCAACTGGTCGCGGGAGCGCTTCGGGCTGGAGCCGTGGGAGGTGTCGGCGCTGGCGGGAACGGGGATCGACGAACTGCGGGCCGAGATCGCGCGCCGGCTTCCGGAATCGCCCTTCCTTTTTCCCGAAGACGACATCTCGTCGCAGCCGGTGCGCTTCTTTGTTTCGGAGTTCGTGCGCGAGGCCGCGTTCGAGCTGTTCGAGAAAGAGGTGCCGTACAGCATCGCCGTAAAGGTGGACGAATTCCGCGAGAATTCGTCGCCGCTGTACATCCGCGCCACGATCTACGTGGAACGGCCCACCCAGAAGGCCATCATCATCGGGCAGGGCGGGGCGGCCATCAAGCGGCTGGGCCAGTCGGCGCGGCTGAAGATCGAGGAGTTCGTGGGCGGGCCCGTGTACCTGGACCTGTGGGTCAAGGTGGTGCCGCGCTGGCGCAAGGACCCTCTGCAGCTGCAGCGCTTCGGCTTTTCTGTACCCAATCCGGAGAAGAACGCGTGATTGAACCGTGGCTGCTGGACCTTCTGGTGTGCCCCAAGTGCAAGGGCGACCTTCGCTACGATCAGGACCCGGAGTCGCTGGTGTGCGAGCGCGACCGCCTGCGCTACGAGGTGCGCGACGGCATTCCGATCCTGCTGATTGACGAGGCGCGGCCGCTGGAAGCCGCCGCGGGCACCCCGGCCTGATCCGGGGTTTGACAGCCCCGGCCGCCGCCGGATAAAATCTTTCCGCCGTTTTTCAGCGGTTCTACTTCGCTCCCCGTCCATGCCCCAGCGCATTCTTCTGCACTTTTCGCCGCACGGCCGCGCCGCGCCCCAGACCGTCCGCGAGTTCGCGGACGAGCGGGGGCTGCCGCTGGTGGACGCCGCCAGCGCCGCGGACGTGCTGGAGCGCGTGGGCCGTGCGTACCCGGCCGCGCTCGTGCTGGACGGCTCTCCCGACGCCGGGCAGGTGCTGGAGCTCTGCCGCCACCTCAAGGGCGTGGCGTTCACGTCCGTCGTCCCCCTCATCGTCTACGTGGCCGGTGGCGGCGAGGCGGGCGGGGACGACGCGGCCGCGCTCGCCCTGGAGGCCGGCGCCGACGAGGTGCTGGCGGACGGACTGTCGCAGCGCGAGTGCGAACTCCGGCTGCGCCTGGCGCTGCGCCGCGCCGAGCGCGACGTGAGCGTGCATCCCACGACGCTGCTTCCCGGCACCGTGCAGATCGAGCGCGACATCGCGGAGCGGCTGCGCGCGGGAGCCCGCTTCGCGGTGTGCTACTGCGACCTGGACCACTTCAAGGAATTCAACGACCGCTACGGCTACAACAACGGCGATCGGGTGATTCTGATTCTGTCGCGCATCCTGCGCGACATCGTGCGGGCGTACTCGCCCAGCGCGTTCGTGGGCCACATCGGCGGCGACGACTTCATCTTCAACGCGCCGCTGGAAGACTTCCGGCAGTGCTGCGAGGACGTGATCAGCGTGTTCAGCGAGCTGATTCCGCTGCACTACGCCGAAGAAGACCAGAAGCGCGGCTTCTTTCGCGGCAAGGACCGCCGCGGGGAGGAGTACGAGGTGCCGCTGATGACGCTGTCCATCGGCGTGGTGACCAACGAGCACCGCCGGTTCGTGCACACGGCGCAGATCAGCGAACTGGCGACGGAGATGAAGGCCTACGCCAAGACTTTCTCCGGCTCCATCTACGTCGTGGACCGGCGGCACAACGACGCGCCGCCGCCGCTGGGTTGAGGGACTCTGAACATTCCGCGAACAAGGCCATGAACGCCCAGTGCACGCACTGCAGCACCGTTTTCCGCGTGGATCCCGCCAAGGTTCCGGCCGGCGGCGTTCGCGTCCGCTGCTCCATCTGCCGCGGCGTGTTCGAGGTGGCGGGGTCGCCCGCGCCCGCGCCGGTGCTGGCGTCCACCGAGGCCCCGGCCGCGAGCGCCGCGACGGCTCCTGAGCCGGCCCCCGCGCCTGCCGCGCCCCCGCCCGCGGACGCGCCGACGGTCACCACGCACGCGCCCATCGTCACCACGCCGGTCGCCGCCGAGGCGCCCGCAGCGCTTCCCGCGGCCGCCCCGGCACCGGCTCCCTCCCCGCCGGCTTCCACGCCCGCTCCGGCTGCTCCCGCCGTGGCTTCTCCGGCGCCGACACCGCGTCCCGCGCCGGCTTCCGCGCCCGCCGCTGCACCCGCATCTGCCGCCGCGCCGGCTCCCGCGGCCGCGGCTCCTGCGCGCTCCGGCGGATTCGGGTTCGGCTCGTCCGATCCCGGCGCCAAGGCCCGGCGCCTGGCCCGCGCGCTGATCTCCGACATCGTCATGTACTATCCCGAGCGGCGCGACAAGGCGCTCGCGGACGGCTCGCTCAAGCGCGAGTTCATGGAGGAGATCAAGAAGAGCTGGGAGGAGTACGTGGGGCAGGTGGGCACGGAGACGGCGCGCAGCACGCCGCACTTCCGCGATTCGCTCAACGAGATCCTCGCCAAGGGGCAGGTAATCTTCTAGCAGGATCTCCGCGGCGCTTGGCAGGGGCGCTGTACGCGCGTGACCGCGGGCCCCTCGCGGCCACGGGACGAAGATCCTCGTGCAGCGACAGATCATCCAACGACAGCGCTTCTCGCCGTTCGGGTGAGGACCCGGTCCGGACAGTCCTGGTGAACGCGCCTCCCGGACTGTCCGGGCGTTTGTCCGTCGCCCTACCGGGTTCCCGCGATCTGCCCGCCCCGCCATGCGCCTGCCCGCTCCGACATGCGCCACGTTCATGGCTCCTCACCCGCAAACCGCTTCCCTCCCGGCAGGATCCGCTCGCGCCATAGGAGATTCATGTTCAGTTTCCTGAAACGAAAGATCCGTCCAGAGGCCGGGACGGCTGGCCTTGAGGGTGGGGGCGGGCCGTACCAGACGTTTTTGGGCGGGGCCTACCGGCAGCATGCGAGCGCTGATCGCGATCGGTACACCGCGTTGGCCGTGGAGGCGTTTCCGGACTTCGGCGGGCGCATCGACTGCTTCGGGATTGACTGGCTCGGAAACCAGTTCGCGACGGACTTGGCCCGCGTCGTTGGCGGCAGGCCTCAGATCCTTTTGCTTGAACCCGGCACGGGCGAGGTTCTCGAGTTGCCGGCGACCATGGACACCTTTCACGACGGGCTGCTCGTGCAGGAGCCGGACGCCGTCGCCGCCCATGAATTCTTCAAGCGGTGGCTGGCGGCGGGAGGCGCGGTTCCGGCGTACGGCGAGTGCGTGGGGTACAGAAAGCCCCTGTATCTGGGGGGAGCAGATGACATTGCGAACCTTGAAATCATCGATCTCGAGGTGTACTGGAGCATCTCTGCCCAGCTTCTCGCCAAGCTGCGCGGTCTGCCTGCGGGCACCTCTGTCGGACGGGTGACGCTCGACGACTGAGCTTCGCCTCGGCGGATTTATGCGAGTCGGCGCACGTCTGCGGTTCCAGGGGTCCGATGCCCTACTCCACGGCTCGGGGCGCTGCCATCCCGCCGGGGCTTCCGGAGTGCCGTACCCCCCCGTACTTTCCAGCACTTCCCGGAACGGATACATTCCCCGGGGCGTACAATGAATGGGGCCGCTCTCCCGGGCGGCCCTTGTCGTTGCCACAAACCGACTGACGATGAGCAACAATCTTCGCACCGACCTTGAAACGTACCGCAACCGGCTCGATGAGCTGGGGAGGTTTCTTTGACCTGGCTGCCAAGCAGGAGAAGCTGAGGCAGCTGGAGTCCCGCATGGCCGACCCGTCGTTCTGGAACGACGGCGAAAAGGCCCGCGACGTCATTGCCGAAACCAACCGCGTCAAGGGCTGGGTGGAGCCGTGGGAGACCATGTCGGGGAAGGTGACCGACCTGGGCGACATGCTCGACCTGCTTGAGGTGGAGAACGACGAGGGCATGGCCGCCGAGGTGCAGGCCGAAGTGGAGGCGCTGGGCCCCGCGCTGGAGCAGCTGGAACTCAAGAACATGCTGCAGGGCCCGGATGACCACCGCGACGCGCTGGTGACCATCCATCCCGGCGCCGGCGGCACCGAAAGCCAGGACTGGGCGCAGATGCTTCTGCGCATGTACACCCGGTTCGGCGAGCGCCACGGCTTCGACGTGGAACTCCTCGACCTTCAGGAGGGCGAAGAAGCCGGCATCAAGGACGCCACGCTGGAAATCCGCGGGCAGTACGCGTACGGCTTTCTCAAGGCCGAGCGCGGCGTGCACCGCCTCGTCCGCATCTCGCCGTTCGACAGCGCTGCGCGGCGCCACACGTCGTTCGCCTCCGTGTTCGTGTATCCCTCGGTGGATGACACGATCACCATCGAAGTGCGCGAAGAAGACATCGAGATGGACGTGTACCGCGCGTCCGGCGCCGGCGGCCAGCACGTCAACAAGACGTCGTCCGCGGTGCGCCTGCGCCACCTCCCGTCCGGCATCGTGGTGGCCTGCCAGCAGGAGCGCTCGCAGCACAAGAACCGCGCGACGGCCATGAAGATGCTCAAGGCCGCGCTCTACCAGCGCGCGCTGGAGGAGCAGGAGGCGGAAAAGGCGAAGCTGGAGAACACCAAGACCGACATCGCCTTCGGCAGCCAGATCCGCTCGTACGTCTTTCAGCCGTACACCATGGTCAACGACCACCGCACCGAGCTCAAGGTGCCCGACGTCCAGAAGGTGATGGACGGGGATCTGGAGCCGTTCATCCACGCCTACCTGCGGCAGTACGGGGCCGTGCACACGGATGAGTGACGAGTCGCTGACGGTGTCCGACGCGCTCACGGATGAGCGCGTCGTGGCGGACCGCGTGGCCAAGCTGGCGCGCCTGCGGGCGCGGGGCGTAGAGCCATACGCCTACTCGTATGACCACTTACATCCTGTGGCTGAGGCCATTCGGATGTTCGTCGAACGAGAGGAACGTAATGGCGACGCTACGTCGGAAGAGGGTGAAGACAATATTTGGGTCAGAGTAGCGGGGCGACTCGTTAGTAAGCGCGTGATGGGGAAGAGCACCTTCGCACACTTAGCTGACCGCACGGGCAAACTGCAGTTGTATTTTCGCGTCAATGATTTGACTGCGGACTACGATCTGCTCGATCTACTTGATCTTGGGGATTGGCTTGGGGCGGAAGGAACGCTCTTCCGAACCCGAACTGGCGAAATTTCCGTTTGGGTCACGTCGTTCCACCTGCTCAGCAAGGCGCTGCGGCCCCTTCCGCTGGGCAAGGAAGAGGTGGACGCGGAAACGGGCGAGCGCCGCGTCTACAGCGGCTTCACCGACGTGGAGGCGCGCTACCGGCAGCGCTACGCCGACCTGGCCGTAAACCCGGAAGTGCGCGACACCTTTGTCCTGCGGGCCAAGACGGTCAGCGCCGTGCGCCGCTTTCTGGACGACCGCGGCTTCGTGGAGGTGGAGACGCCGGTGCTGCAGCCGCTGTACGGCGGGGCGCTCGCGCGTCCCTTCACCACGCACCACAACGCGCTCGACATGCAGCTCTACCTGCGCATCGCGGATGAGCTGTACCTCAAGCGCCTGATCGTGGGCGGGATGGAGCGCGTCTACGAGATCGCCAAGAACTTCCGCAACGAAGGGCTCAGCCGCTTTCACAACCCCGAGTTCACCATGGTGGAGTTCTACGCCGCCTACATGGACTACGAGGACGTGATGCGCTTCACCGAGGAGCTTCTGGCCTACGTCGCGCACGAGGCGCTGGGCGGCGCGCCGGTGCGCTTCGGCGGCCACGAGATCCGCTTCGACCAGCCGTTCGCGCGCTTTACGATGTATGAGGCGCTGCGGGAGATCGGCGGGGTGGAGGTGGAGACGGGGAGCGAGGACGACCTGCGGGAAGCCGTGCGGCGCGTGGGCGTGTCCGCGGAGGACGCCAGGTCGATGGGGCGCGGCAAGCTGATCGACGAGCTGTTCGGCGCCCTCGTGGAGCCCAAGCTGATCCAGCCGACGTTCATCACGGACTACCCGCGGGAGATGTCACCCCTCGCCAAGCCCAAGCGCGGTGACCCGTCGCTCACGGAGCGCTTCGAGTTGATGGTGGCCGGCAAGGAGCTGTGCAACGCGTACAGCGAGCTGAACGATCCCATCGACCAGCGCGAGCGCTTCGAGTCGCAGACGCGCCTGGCCGCGGCGGGGGATGAAGAGACGCAGCCGCTGGACGAGGACTTTCTGCGCGCCATGGAGTTCGGCATGCCGCCCACCGGCGGCTTTGGCATGGGCATCGACCGCCTGGTGATGATCCTGAGCGGGTCGCCCTCCATCCGCGACGTCATTCTGTTCCCCACCATGAGGCCCGAATGAGGGCAGTGGCGACGGGGAACCAGGGCGGACAGACGATCGCATGCGTGATCGTCTGTCCTATTCCCTATTCCCTATTCCCTATTCCCTCGTTCCTGGCGGGTGCCCGATGAGGCTGGAGTGGCGCATCTCACGCCGCTACCTCTCCTCGCGGCGCGGGACGAAGTTTCTGTCGCTCATCACCCTCATCGCCATCGGCGGCGTGTCGGTGGGTGTCATGGCGCTCATCATCGTCACCGCGGTGATGAACGGGCTGCAGAACGAGTTGCGCCGCGGCATCCTGGGCGTCAATCCGCACATCTTCGTCCTCACCTACGGCGAGGGAATGCGGATGCCGGACTGGCGCACGCCGCTGGATTCCGTGCGCAAGATGAAGGACGTGCAGGCCGCGGGGCCGTTCATCCAGACCGAGGTGGGGCTGCGCAACCGTGGCGGCTACAGTGAGGGCGCGGTGATGCGCGGGATCGAGACGCAGGGGCCGTCGTCGCTGTCGACGGACATCCCGTCCATCCTGCGCAAGGCCGGCATCAGCCTGGGACCCACGCGGTCCGGGCTTCCCGCGCTGGCGGCGGGGCAGGGGCTGGCCAGCCGGCTGGGGCTGATTCCCGGGGACACGGTGACGGTCGTCTCGTTCACCAACATCCGCATGACGCCCATGGGCCCCTCGCCCAAGATGGAGTACTTCGAGTTCGTGGGCGGATTCCGCACCGGGATGTTCGAGTACGACAGCAAGTTCTCGTACACGTCGCGCGAGGCGGCGCAGGAGCTGTCCGGGCTGGGCGAGGCGGTGAGCGGGCTGGAGGTGCGCCTCAAGGACCCGTACGCCGCGGCGCCGGCGGGAACGCGCATCGAGCGCGCGCTGGGGCTGCCCTATCGGACGGACAACTGGATGGACATGAACGCGTCGCTGTTCAACGCGCTCAAGCTGGAAAAGCTGGCCCTGGGCCTCATCCTGCTGCTGATCGTCATCGTCGCCGCCTTCAACATCGTTTCCACCCTGGTGATGGTGGTGACGGACAAGACGCGGGAAATCGGCATCCTGAAATCGATGGGGATGACGTCGCGCCGCATCCTGCACCTGTTCATGATGCAGGGGCTGGTGATCGGCATGGTGGGCGCGGTGATCGGCGGGGCGGGCGGCGTGCTGGTGTCGTGGGTCACGGACCACTTCCGGCTGATCCGCATTCCCGGCGAGGTGTACTTCGTAAGCTACCTGCCGGTGAAGGTGGATCCGCTGGACCTGGCGGGGATCCTGTTGTCGACGGTGGTGATCTCCTTTCTCGCCACGGTGTATCCGGCATGGCAGGCCGCGCGGCTGGACCCGGTGGAGGCGATCCGTCATGAGTAGCATCGACCGGAGCACGGCGCCGGCGCTGGCCGCGCACGGGGTGAGCAAGACCTACGTGGGCGGCGACGGCACCCCCATCCGCGTGCTGGACGGGGTGGACCTGGAGGTGCACGCGGGGGAGATGGTATCCGTCATCGGCGCGTCCGGCAGCGGCAAGAGCACGCTGCTGCAGGTGATCGGCGCGCTGGACCGGCCGGACGCCGGCGACGTCTCCATCGGCGGAGAGCGCATCGCGGGGCTGAGGGACGAGGCGCTGGCGCGTCTGCGCGGACGACGCGTGGGATTCGTGTTCCAGTTTCATCACCTGCTGCGCGAGTTTTCCGCGCTGGAGAACGTGATGATGCCGCAGCTGATTACCGGCGTGGCCGAGCGCGCCGCGCGGGACCGCGCGCGGGAACTGCTGGAACTCGTCGGGCTCGCCGGGCGGGTGGAGCACAAGCCCGCGCAGCTGTCCGGCGGCGAGCAGCAGCGCGTGGCGGTGGCGCGGGCGCTGGCGAATCGTCCTCTCGCCCTGCTGGCGGACGAGCCCTCGGGCAACCTGGACCCCGACACGAGCGAGCGCCTGCACGAACACCTGTTCCGGGTCTGCCGCGAAGAGCGGGCGGCCATGGTGCTGGTGACGCACGACCTTTCCCTGGCCGCGCGCGCGGACCGCGTGATGCGGCTGCACGGGGGACAGCTGGTGGACGCCCGCGCCGCCCTGGAGGGCGGGGCGGGGGAACCGGGAGGACTGCGGGATGCTGTGTGAAAACTGCGGCAAGAACGAGGCGGCCATCCACCTCACCCAGATTCAGAACAACGAAATGACCACGCGCCACCTGTGCGAGGTGTGCGCGGAAACCATGGGCCTGTCGTCCGGCGGCGCGGGGCCCAGCGCGCCGCTGGCGGACTTCATCGCCCAGATGGGCAAGGCCATCGCCTCGGAAACGGCCACCACGGCGGGCACCTGTCCCTCGTGCGGCCTGACTCTGGCGGACTTCAAGAAGACCGGCCGGCTGGGGTGCGCCCGCTGCTATTCCGTGTTCGACACGTCGCTGCGCGGCCTGCTGCGCAAGCTGCACGGCGGCACGCAGCACAGTGGCAAGGTGTATCTGCCCAAGGACCCTACGGAAACGGACCGCACCGCGCGGCTGGTGAGCCTGCGCCGCGGGCTGGGACGCGCGGTGGACAGCGAAGACTTCGAGCGGGCGGCCGCGCTGCGCGACCAGATCCGCCGCCTGGAAGCCGGACAGGAGGTGCAGGGGTGAAGGAACGCTTTCTGGACGGCGACCCGGACGCCGGGCTGGCCTGGCTGCGCGCGGACGGCCCCAACAGCGACATCGTGCTCAGCACGCGCATCCGCCTGGCGCGCAACCTCCGCAACTTCCGCTTCGGCACGCGGGCGGACGCGGACGACCGCGGCGAGGTGCTGCGCCTGACGCTGGCCGCGGCCGACGCGGCGCCTTCGCTGCAGAGCGGCCGCAACGTCACCGTCAGCACGCTGGACGACACCGAGCGGCAGCTGCTCCTTGAACGCCACCTGGTCAGCCGCGAGCTGATCGGCGGCGAGGGGCACGTGGCGCCCACGCACACCGCGCTGGTCCTGGCCCCCGGCGAGGGGCTGAGCGTGATGGTGAACGAGGAAGACCACCTGCGCCTGCAGAACATCGTGGGCGGATTCCGCCTGCGCGACGCGTGGCGCGACGTGGAGCGGCTGGACGACGAGATGGGGCAGCGCGTACCCTACGCCTTTCATCCCGAGTTCGGCTACCTGACCAGCTGTCCCACCAACGTCGGCACGGGGCTGCGCGCCAGTGTGCTGATGCACCTGCCGGGGCTGGTGCTGACGCAGGAAATCGCCAAGGTGCTGCAGGGGATCAGCCAGGTGGGGCTCACCTTCCGCGGCCTGTACGGCGAGGGAAGCGACGTGGTGGGCAACTTCTTTCAGATCAGCAACCAGACCACGCTGGGCAAGACGGAAGAGGACCTGATCGACCACCTGCAGCGCATCGTGCAGCAGGTGGTGCAGTACGAGACGCAGGCCCGCTCCGTCCTGCTGCGCGACGCACCGACGGTGATTGAGGACAAGGTGTGGCGCGCGTACGGGTTGCTGCGGCACGCGCGGTCCACTTCGTTCGAAGAGGTGATGAACCTGCTGAGCGGCGTGCGGCTGGGGGTGGGGCTGAAACTAATCGAGAACGTTCGTGTACAGACCCTCAACCGGATCATGATCTTCGCCCAGTCCGCGCATCTGGAGCGCGCGGCCCGCGGGCGGCTCCCCGAGGGAGACCTGGACGTACGCCGCGCGGCGTTCGTTCGGGGGGTCCTGGCCGCTGAGGAATCTGGCGCGGCGAATGCGTAACCCGGCCCTCCGGCCGAGTGCAGAATGAACGTGGTCCCGCCCGAACCAAGGTCCTGCTGACAATGAATTACAACTTTACCGACCGCGTGCGGAAGGTCCTGGCCATGGCCCGCGAGGAGGCCATCCGCCTGCAGCACGACTACGTCGGGACCGAGCACATCCTTCTGGGACTCATCCGCGAGGGCGAGGGCGTCGCCGCGGCCGTGCTGAACAACCTGAACGTCGACCTGGAGCAGGTGCAGGAAAAGGTCGAAGAGTCGGTTCGGCGCGGCAAGGCCACCATCGCGCTGGGCGAGCTTCCCTATACGTCGCGCGCCAAGAAGGTCCTGGAGTTCGCCATGGCCGAGGCGCGCGAGCTCAATCACTCCTACGTGGGCACCGAGCACCTGCTGCTGGGGCTGCTGCGCGAAGAAAAGGGGATCGCCGCCGAGGTGCTGACGCAGCTCGGGGTGAGCCTGGAAGACGCGCGCCGCGAAACCCTGAAGCTGCTGGGAAGCGAGCCCAACGCCGCCCCCACGGCCGGCGCCCCCGCGGCCGCCGCCGGAGCCGGCACCACGCCCAAGGGCGAAAAGAAGAGCAAGACCCCCGCGCTGGACCACTTCTGCCGCGACCTGACCGAGCTGGCGCGCCAGGGCGACCTGGACCCCACCATCGGGCGGGCGGAAGAGATCGAGCGGGTGATGGAGATCCTGTCGCGCCGCAAGAAGAACAACCCCGTGCTCATCGGCGAGCCCGGGGTGGGCAAGACGGCCATCGTCGAGGGTCTGGCGCAGCTGATTGCCGAAGGCAAGTGCCCCGACAGCCTGCGCGACTACCGCGTGCTCTCGCTGGACATGGCCGCCGTCATCGCCGGCACCAAGTACCGCGGCCAGTTCGAGGAGCGGCTCAAGGCGGTGATGAACGAGATCAGCCAGAACAAGAGCATCATCCTGTTCATCGACGAGCTGCACACGCTGGTGGGCGCGGGCGCCGCGGAAGGCGCCATCGACGCCAGCAACATGCTCAAGCCGGCGCTGGCCCGCGGCGAGCTGCAGTGCGTGGGCGCATCGACGCTGAACGAGTACCGCAAGTACATTGAAAAGGACGGCGCCCTGGAGCGCCGCTTCCAGACGGTGAACGTGGATCCGCCGTCCATCGACGAGGCCATTCAGATCGTCACCGGGCTGCGCGGCCACTACGAGGACCACCACCGCATCCGCATCACCGACGAGGTGATCGAGGCGGCGGTGAAGCT includes the following:
- the era gene encoding GTPase Era, which codes for MTRDDDSPAGTSAATRAGYVALVGYPNAGKSSLMNRLVEQKLSIVTPLAQTTRERVLGIDSRDGVQMVFIDTPGLVEPRYLLHRAMLYAATEVIDDADVVLLLVDAAAGMPEFSPDVLRLLTLAKSLLVISNKHDLAKPAQLETVRNWSRERFGLEPWEVSALAGTGIDELRAEIARRLPESPFLFPEDDISSQPVRFFVSEFVREAAFELFEKEVPYSIAVKVDEFRENSSPLYIRATIYVERPTQKAIIIGQGGAAIKRLGQSARLKIEEFVGGPVYLDLWVKVVPRWRKDPLQLQRFGFSVPNPEKNA
- a CDS encoding Trm112 family protein, producing MIEPWLLDLLVCPKCKGDLRYDQDPESLVCERDRLRYEVRDGIPILLIDEARPLEAAAGTPA
- a CDS encoding GGDEF domain-containing protein; its protein translation is MPQRILLHFSPHGRAAPQTVREFADERGLPLVDAASAADVLERVGRAYPAALVLDGSPDAGQVLELCRHLKGVAFTSVVPLIVYVAGGGEAGGDDAAALALEAGADEVLADGLSQRECELRLRLALRRAERDVSVHPTTLLPGTVQIERDIAERLRAGARFAVCYCDLDHFKEFNDRYGYNNGDRVILILSRILRDIVRAYSPSAFVGHIGGDDFIFNAPLEDFRQCCEDVISVFSELIPLHYAEEDQKRGFFRGKDRRGEEYEVPLMTLSIGVVTNEHRRFVHTAQISELATEMKAYAKTFSGSIYVVDRRHNDAPPPLG
- a CDS encoding zinc-ribbon domain-containing protein; this translates as MNAQCTHCSTVFRVDPAKVPAGGVRVRCSICRGVFEVAGSPAPAPVLASTEAPAASAATAPEPAPAPAAPPPADAPTVTTHAPIVTTPVAAEAPAALPAAAPAPAPSPPASTPAPAAPAVASPAPTPRPAPASAPAAAPASAAAPAPAAAAPARSGGFGFGSSDPGAKARRLARALISDIVMYYPERRDKALADGSLKREFMEEIKKSWEEYVGQVGTETARSTPHFRDSLNEILAKGQVIF
- a CDS encoding T6SS immunity protein Tdi1 domain-containing protein; this encodes MFSFLKRKIRPEAGTAGLEGGGGPYQTFLGGAYRQHASADRDRYTALAVEAFPDFGGRIDCFGIDWLGNQFATDLARVVGGRPQILLLEPGTGEVLELPATMDTFHDGLLVQEPDAVAAHEFFKRWLAAGGAVPAYGECVGYRKPLYLGGADDIANLEIIDLEVYWSISAQLLAKLRGLPAGTSVGRVTLDD
- the prfB gene encoding peptide chain release factor 2 (programmed frameshift) — encoded protein: MSNNLRTDLETYRNRLDELGGFFDLAAKQEKLRQLESRMADPSFWNDGEKARDVIAETNRVKGWVEPWETMSGKVTDLGDMLDLLEVENDEGMAAEVQAEVEALGPALEQLELKNMLQGPDDHRDALVTIHPGAGGTESQDWAQMLLRMYTRFGERHGFDVELLDLQEGEEAGIKDATLEIRGQYAYGFLKAERGVHRLVRISPFDSAARRHTSFASVFVYPSVDDTITIEVREEDIEMDVYRASGAGGQHVNKTSSAVRLRHLPSGIVVACQQERSQHKNRATAMKMLKAALYQRALEEQEAEKAKLENTKTDIAFGSQIRSYVFQPYTMVNDHRTELKVPDVQKVMDGDLEPFIHAYLRQYGAVHTDE
- the lysS gene encoding lysine--tRNA ligase; the protein is MSDESLTVSDALTDERVVADRVAKLARLRARGVEPYAYSYDHLHPVAEAIRMFVEREERNGDATSEEGEDNIWVRVAGRLVSKRVMGKSTFAHLADRTGKLQLYFRVNDLTADYDLLDLLDLGDWLGAEGTLFRTRTGEISVWVTSFHLLSKALRPLPLGKEEVDAETGERRVYSGFTDVEARYRQRYADLAVNPEVRDTFVLRAKTVSAVRRFLDDRGFVEVETPVLQPLYGGALARPFTTHHNALDMQLYLRIADELYLKRLIVGGMERVYEIAKNFRNEGLSRFHNPEFTMVEFYAAYMDYEDVMRFTEELLAYVAHEALGGAPVRFGGHEIRFDQPFARFTMYEALREIGGVEVETGSEDDLREAVRRVGVSAEDARSMGRGKLIDELFGALVEPKLIQPTFITDYPREMSPLAKPKRGDPSLTERFELMVAGKELCNAYSELNDPIDQRERFESQTRLAAAGDEETQPLDEDFLRAMEFGMPPTGGFGMGIDRLVMILSGSPSIRDVILFPTMRPE
- a CDS encoding ABC transporter permease, encoding MRLEWRISRRYLSSRRGTKFLSLITLIAIGGVSVGVMALIIVTAVMNGLQNELRRGILGVNPHIFVLTYGEGMRMPDWRTPLDSVRKMKDVQAAGPFIQTEVGLRNRGGYSEGAVMRGIETQGPSSLSTDIPSILRKAGISLGPTRSGLPALAAGQGLASRLGLIPGDTVTVVSFTNIRMTPMGPSPKMEYFEFVGGFRTGMFEYDSKFSYTSREAAQELSGLGEAVSGLEVRLKDPYAAAPAGTRIERALGLPYRTDNWMDMNASLFNALKLEKLALGLILLLIVIVAAFNIVSTLVMVVTDKTREIGILKSMGMTSRRILHLFMMQGLVIGMVGAVIGGAGGVLVSWVTDHFRLIRIPGEVYFVSYLPVKVDPLDLAGILLSTVVISFLATVYPAWQAARLDPVEAIRHE
- a CDS encoding ABC transporter ATP-binding protein, with amino-acid sequence MSSIDRSTAPALAAHGVSKTYVGGDGTPIRVLDGVDLEVHAGEMVSVIGASGSGKSTLLQVIGALDRPDAGDVSIGGERIAGLRDEALARLRGRRVGFVFQFHHLLREFSALENVMMPQLITGVAERAARDRARELLELVGLAGRVEHKPAQLSGGEQQRVAVARALANRPLALLADEPSGNLDPDTSERLHEHLFRVCREERAAMVLVTHDLSLAARADRVMRLHGGQLVDARAALEGGAGEPGGLRDAV
- a CDS encoding UvrB/UvrC motif-containing protein is translated as MLCENCGKNEAAIHLTQIQNNEMTTRHLCEVCAETMGLSSGGAGPSAPLADFIAQMGKAIASETATTAGTCPSCGLTLADFKKTGRLGCARCYSVFDTSLRGLLRKLHGGTQHSGKVYLPKDPTETDRTARLVSLRRGLGRAVDSEDFERAAALRDQIRRLEAGQEVQG
- a CDS encoding protein arginine kinase; the protein is MKERFLDGDPDAGLAWLRADGPNSDIVLSTRIRLARNLRNFRFGTRADADDRGEVLRLTLAAADAAPSLQSGRNVTVSTLDDTERQLLLERHLVSRELIGGEGHVAPTHTALVLAPGEGLSVMVNEEDHLRLQNIVGGFRLRDAWRDVERLDDEMGQRVPYAFHPEFGYLTSCPTNVGTGLRASVLMHLPGLVLTQEIAKVLQGISQVGLTFRGLYGEGSDVVGNFFQISNQTTLGKTEEDLIDHLQRIVQQVVQYETQARSVLLRDAPTVIEDKVWRAYGLLRHARSTSFEEVMNLLSGVRLGVGLKLIENVRVQTLNRIMIFAQSAHLERAARGRLPEGDLDVRRAAFVRGVLAAEESGAANA